One segment of Lachancea thermotolerans CBS 6340 chromosome E complete sequence DNA contains the following:
- a CDS encoding KLTH0E04488p (some similarities with uniprot|P14724 Saccharomyces cerevisiae YFR036W CDC26 Subunit of the Anaphase-Promoting Complex/Cyclosome (APC/C)): MIRREPTVIGLSPEDLAELEEELEEFKLQREIKAQQRNLQRSATVLAEADLLESEAPVRDDTTHESPLQKPLGQQAPHRPPSQSVNAGPHAPRSNPFFSQQ, from the coding sequence ATGATCAGAAGGGAGCCAACTGTAATAGGCCTCAGTCCCGAAGACTTGgcagagctggaggaagAGCTAGAGGAGTTCAAGCTGCAGAGGGAAATTAAGGCACAACAGCGAAACCTACAGCGGTCAGCAACGGTTCTAGCGGAAGCCGATCTGCTAGAGTCCGAGGCTCCGGTTAGAGACGACACCACGCATGAGAGCCCACTCCAGAAGCCGTTGGGCCAACAAGCGCCCCATCGGCCTCCATCACAGAGCGTCAACGCAGGTCCGCACGCTCCACGCAGCAATCCATTTTTCTCTCAACAGTGA